The Marmota flaviventris isolate mMarFla1 chromosome 5, mMarFla1.hap1, whole genome shotgun sequence genome includes the window GTATAAATGGAAGTGAAGAAAGGGGAGAGCTGCCTTTTCCTGATACAAatcacacatatgtatacacatgggtAAAGCAGTGCTGGTCTGTCGCCTCCTGTCCAGAGGAATGGAGATACCCTTTGTCTTTAgcacttcattttcaaaataaagttagCAACATGTCTAAAACTGCAGATATCACGAGTAGAATTTTAACTTCTGACGTttcagaggaaagaagaaaagaggtttcTGTTCTTCCCAGGACCCTGTTACTTAGCTGTTCTGCCCCACACCTGCACAGGTAATGGAAGAATGGTTTATTTGTCATAAAGCTTTTATGAGAATTAGTCTTTACATAAGCATAATTTTCTTCCTAAATTATCTGGGAGTACTTACAAGGAAAGTTAATTTAATTGACACAAAtctgcatttgtttatttatttgtttgtttgtttgggagtactggggattgaactcaggggcactcgaccactgagccacatccccagccgtattttttttttttaatttttattgttggttgttcaaaacattacatagttcttgatatatcatatttcacactttgattcaagtgggttatgaactcccagccgtattttgtattttacttggagacaaggtcacactgagttgcttagcacctcgctgttgctagggctggttttgaactttggatcttttgcctcagcctcctgagctgctgggattacaggcatgtgccaccacgcccagccacaAATCTTTGCTTTTAATAGATGGTAAATAATTTTCTTAGCAAAGGTGTTATATCTAATTCTTATTCTATGTCCATGCATTGAATGTTTTGGGGAGGCTTACTCTACACTGGATACTTTGGTAAGCACAGTGACCGGGGAAATGACTTAAGACCCAGCCACTACTTTCTAGCAACATAGAGTTTAGTGAAGGTTACTATCCCTAAAAGAATTAAtttgggggctgggactgtagctcagtggtacagcacttacctagcatgtgtgcggcactgggtttgatccttagcaccacataaaaatgaaacaaatacaataaaggaatgctgtccatctacaacgattaaaaaaaaatctttttaaaaattaattagatgTGGTAAGTGATGGGACAGGAATCTGTCCAGGGATCTTAGAGTAAGCTAATATGAACAGCTTAAATGCCAGGCACTGTTGTACTTTACCTAATTAATCCTCAAAGTACTCCCATGAGGTAAGTACTAGTACCATCCCCTTATTGTAGAGGAACTTGAGACCCAGAAATGTTAAATAACTTGAGTAAAGCCACATAGATAGTACTTATAGAATTGAAATTTGATTCCAGGTAGTCTATATAAGTACTcatttgttatttaaaacaaaataagggAGTGACTCAGTCATGATTATCTTGTTAAAATTGGAAAATCCAGGATTATGTTTCAAAAGagattttatgcttttttaattACTTACCACTGACTTTAGGTTGAAAACCATTATCCTTTTCCTTAACCATTATCCTTAATCTTAATTGGTCTTCCGTGATCTAGTCTCTTCCTGTATCTGTAATCCTCAGCTTTTTCACTATCTTACCCTTGTTTTCTGTACTCTTACTAAACTGAACTTTTGCAATCTCTAGAATGTTCACTCAAGTTCTCTTTTACCACTACACTTGTTCTTTTCTCTGTCAGGAGCATTTCCCTGAACTGGCTGACTTTGGCTCATTTTCCATGTCTCAGCGTAAACCTCACTTCTTTAAGGTAGTTGTGCAAAAGATCTTAGACAAGCTAGGTCATTGTACAAGCCCATAGCATTCAGTGATTCCCCTTTATACTCAACAATTACTATTTAACATTCCTGCCCAGGTGGAATCTCCACTGAGGGCAGGAACCATATCTGCTTTTTTTGAGTTCTTAGGTCCTAAGAGTATAATGCCTGTCCCACCATAAACATTTTAGGAAATCTTTGTTTGAATTCAGGCTAAATTTTAAAGATTAGTAAAACTGTTGATTTATATATAATTGTGCTGAGATCTAATACTGATACAattgaaaataatggaaaaaaagattggtttttaaacttcattaatatactttcatattttattttactttgatctAATGAGTTAAGCGAGAAATTAATGTTGTTACAGTGGCACTATTTTGCTGACTTTTAAGACAATTATTTGGAGTAACCAGAATTAAATAGACTATATTTTACCCTCTACAGGTGGAATTTTTGTGATTCACTTGCACAGAGAGAGTCTGGTAAAGAATATTCCTATCCTGAACTAGTGAAAATGGTTTGGTATAAGGGTGTCACATATAGGTAAGGAACCTGTGTTGGAGTTAGAACTATTTATTTACAGTATCATAGATGGGATGGGACTATCTTTGCAGATAGACTTGCAAGAGGACACCGTTTTGCTGGGCAGACTGTACTCCTGTGTTTCATCTTGCATTTTTATAAGTCTCAGAACTAATGTCATTGGTGCACATGGGTCTTGTGACCCACTCACAAAAACCATGTTTACAAGATGTTTGCAGCAATTCCAAAGCCATTCAGGAGTCAATTTTGTTAGTGAATGTCATATTCATATCAGTTATTTAGGATACTCCTTCTAAGCATCAGAAAACATAGTTGTCTGAATTAGCCATATCACAAGGTTACCTATTGAACATGGAATTACAGAAGATGATAGCAAATTAAAGATTCAAAGCAAACATTCACTGAGTAACTGCTCTGTACCAGCACTAGTGCATGATATCCTACCCAGTGATTCCCCTTTCTACTCAACAATtactacttaacctctctgatgaTTTACAGTATTACTGTTAGCCAGATGGAGAGTTTGACTTCCATGAATAATGTTGGAAGAGCAgaggtaaataattttttttggtgagCATGGGCTCTCCATTTCTTACGTAAAGATCCACCCACTTCGGacaacatatttttcatatatgttccaataaaattaacttttaacttCAGTTTTTAAATAGTATATGACCAATACTTTGCTTGTACCTGGCTGCTCTGGGTATAACTGGTCATCTATAAGGGACAGCTTCCTGCACAGTTGGTATATTTCAACCATCAGGTATTGGTTATGCTAGTTCTTTACTAAAGTTTATTTTCAGGTTCTGGAAGTGTCGTATAGAACTTCTATGCAGTAGACATAGCTTGGTGACTGTTTATGTACCAGCCTCAATGACTGGCATTGGGGATGCTGTGAGAATGAGACAAGATACCTGAATTCCAGAAACTCTGAGTTTAGTTGTtgaagtaaatacataaacaactTCTGTGTGTTCTATTTATCTTTTGCAAAAAAGTTGATTTATATGGTTGGGTTCAGAATATAAAATGATCCACTTCtctataaaagcaaaaaagtacTTCTTTGCTTACTCCCTTTTTTGATGATTCCTTTCAGATATGTTTTAATCtcaattagaaaaacaattattatttctcttccttAGGCTTACTCATAAAAATGTGAACTCAATAGAGATTTATCCTGGAGATGGATCTGTTTTCAAATCAGAGGGAGCCTATTTGGGGAACTATTTTACATATTATCCTAGTCCAGAAGGATCAGAAGAGGTAAGCAAACTATGAGAGAGTTTTGGTAtaaatcagaatatatatatagaaacGTTTTTATATAACACTGCTTCCAACTCTTCATTCTGGAAAATTAATATAATCTTACTGTCAGCATTGGCACCTGGTTAGTTATAACCaccttatttttattatattctaatcTACTATTCTTCAATACCTTAAGCAATTTGTGTTTAAATCAGAAGCTAAATTTCctgttatataattttatcaatagaAAATGCTGAAATCGGTAACTTTAAGTCAGTATACTatggtgaatgaataaatttgtACATTATAAAGCAGATTTCCCACCCACTATGTAATTGTTTAAGACCTCTTAATTCATCTTTACATACAACTAGATGGTTGAATAATATTGTTCTGTTTTTGAAAACACTGAAACATAACATGTTTACTGACCATATAAATAATAATGTGGGTATTTGTTGATGAGTTTTAAATTGTTTCCTGCCAATCTGACAGTTGATGTCCACCTTATTATAGCAATTACCATAATatcacattattttcttttataggtAGGAATAGAATAAAATGCTTTGCCCCAGAGTGGAGTATTTAAGTAATAAAATCATCAGAGTCAGTAGGGAGATGTTTTTTAactatggaaaatttcaaacgtGTACAAAAGTAGAGAGACAAATATAATGAATTCTTATGTTACCATTATCCAACTTGTTCATCTATACTTCCCACTATCTGCCCCAAattccctattttattttttaagtaaacccCAAAAATCATTTCATTCGTAAATGTTTCAGTATATATTTGAGCAGCTCCTCTACAGAGGTCTGTTTCTAGGAgagtgttcattcattcaataaacatcaACACTTACCCTTTGGTAGGCACACTGGTAAGCGCACTGGTTAAGATGAAAGAGTTCTTGCCCTCAACAGTTCTTAATCTAGTAGAGAGACAAATGAGGAAATGAGATGAACTTGTGAACTAataatgcatatgtatatgtaagtACGTGAGTGTGTTGTGTCCAATCAAGTCAACAGGCAAATAAGTTGAGTATGCATAGTCTTACTGCTGACTGCTGTATGTTAGGGGATGTGCAATATTGCAAGATAAATGTAGAACGTCTTCATGGAGTTTCAGTTTTACTCAAAGCTGTCAGGGGGagagtgatgatttttttttaatgaggcaaATATAATGTTCTTTAGAAGCATGAGCTTTTGGGATAAAAACATCCTATTTCCAAACAAGATTTTCATTTGTGGTGGACTGCTTTGGGCTTTATTCTCAGAGCTCTATTCAACACATCCATTCTTCTCTAACTGCTTTGATGAAAAGCTTTAAAAACAATTGACTCTTTTGGGGGGATAAAATTGTTTTGCTTCTTGCTTTAATACATACTCCAAAATAAATTCCAGGTAAATTAAAAAGAGCTAAATGTAAGAAAGCAAGCCCTAGGAAACACTAGCAGgtctaagaaagagaaaatgcagaaggaataacaaaataataattgttttttccttttaattttaagatcctgcagggctgggctggacatgtggcacagtggtacagTTCTTGCCTCCCATtcatgatgccctgggttcaatccacagcaccatccccgccaaaaaaaaaaaaaaaaactgtgtaaaTAATATTGTCTTCCACCAACTATAGCAATAGGTCTTccattaataaaatttaacataatgatATATTCATCcaattaaaatagttatttttaaaacctatatatatatagcctTTTCTCTTCAGGTAAAAGAGTGGCTTATGAGATAAAGTTTCTGCTAATATGTAGGAAAATTAGTTTTGTTACATTGGTTTATGTATAGCCAAGATTTAAATTGGACAGTAAGTTATAGGCTATTAGAATATATTGAGtggtgctatggtttagatagtAGGTTACCcctaaaagctcatatgtgagataatacaagaacattcagaggtgaaatgattgggttatgagagccataacccaatcagtgaattaatcccctaatggggattacctgagtggtaactgaggcaggtagggtatggctggaggaggtgtacattaggggtgtgtctttggggtaaacattttatatctggcaagtggagtctctctctgcttcctgatcaacttgtaagctgcttccctccaccactctttcaccatgatgttcagcctcacctagagccccaaggaatggagccagctatctatggactaagacctctgaaaccaaaaataaacttctcctcctgaatatttttcttgtcaggtttttttgatcacagcagcaaaaaaaaaaaaaaaactgactaaaaagaGTGGATATGTGGAattctatactttaaaaaaattggacaATGGAAAGGCATCATAGAAAACCTTTGAAATATACAGCTATTATAGTGTTAGACTATTAAAATAACTGCTGCCTTATTACTGtgtaaaaacattttcaataaaaaggtaataaaggcaaataataataataatcattattggTATgaagattgagctcaggggcacttaaacactgagccatatcctcagcccttttttatattttatttagagacagggtctccctgagttgcttaagagcctcactaagttgttgagactggttttgaacttgtgatccttttgcctcagcctcctgagccactgagattacagacatgtaccaccatgcctgcctgGCAAAATATGTTATTAAtgagatttttcattttaaactaattttcagagagaagagaaaacttACTCAGTAAATAACCTTCCTCCAGATAGACCAGGAAATCCGTTCTCTGTGTGTTCTCTGATTAAACAGGCCACCAGGTAATTTCTTCACATTCTGTTGAACCAAGTGTTGTACATCTGTAACCTTGATACATTTTCCTTTGGTTAAAGATGAGAATAATTGGcaggtaaaataaaagtatatgtcTTTGGTAAAATGTGTTAACTTTTCTAttctcataatttatttaattttttatttttgtaaagatggacacaatatctttatttatttatttttatgtggtgctaaggattgaaccctgtccctcacacatgtgaggcaagcactctaccactgggctacagccccagcccttattctcataatttataaaataaggtAATCTATATCATTAAAAGAATACTTCTGGCTTTAAAACTACAGGGAAACATTCATATATGGTGACCAAGTGATTAGAGGAAATAAGCGCCTTTACTGTAGGTCAGTGTGGCATCATTATTATTCTTCAAATCAAGTTGGGCTTTTTATGATACAGTTGAAAAACTTCCTAGTTCTTTGTTATCCTCAAATTAATAGAGATTTATGAGAGTATATTACAGATGAAGTAcacttatttttaacattaatttgtGACACCcagaataatgaaaatgaattattgaattaaatcatttatttttataaatttacatctataagcaattttgaaaatagatttaAAGGAGCAGAATTTGTAATTTGTTATCCCAGAAATAGCTGACTCACTTACCCACCATTTTTAGATTATGCTAAACCTTTCAGACCTATAAATCTATCACCTCTTAAAAAGGAACACCTTTTAATTCTCTCCATGGAGTCATTTTATTGATAAAAATTGAAGGAATAGCCTTAACTAGGAAAGATCAGTATAGAGGAAAACAACAGTAGTTACTTTCTAGGGGATTAAGGATTTCTAgaagaaaagaattcaaaacCTGTTTCAGTGGAAATGACTTGCTTGTCATCTAAAATGTTACATGGCATTGTGGATGGGTTACTAGAATGGGAAGATGTCATTATTTGCAAatgtttaaggaatttttttcatgttcacAGAATTCTCCAACATTGTGCCAAGACGAGACTTTCTTTAAGTCATAACTATTGCATATGCTGCTGGAAAATGGTATATTAAAGTTATTTcaaaatcaagattttaaaaaattgttttattatttatatcataCTTCTAAGATCAAACTGTTTTCAAACAAGTTGTGAGAgaaatttcttttaacattaatATTGGTTTATTCAATATTATTCAAAAAATACCCACCTAATTGACAAACACTGAAAAATCaaacttttaattatttgtgtTTGGGGGATGGTGgaggcgctggggattgaacctagggccttgagcatgctaagcatgcactctgtCTCTGAGCCAAGCCCCTAGCCAGTTTGTTTTTGCTATTAATGGAGGGAAAGGGACTGGGAATTGATTGTATTTGAAACATAGTATAAATCATGTggtgtgtattttacatttattatactgtaaaaataaattatttaattctgaTTTGGAGGAAATGATTctcagacatttctttttttatccatACTCACTGAATTGTAAACCTCTATGTTGCCATATTTCctaatttttgtctattttttatgtAGAGGAAAACAATAGTTTTACAAAGATGTTAAAACTTAATCTACTTCTGAAATAAGACTATTTTGGGTATCCTCTTCTGGAAAAGTTAAAACATACTTAAGAATTCTACAGTATTAAACTTCTGAATCAGAATGAGAAATTGCCTCAGAGTTCATTAATGTTAATTTAAATCTTGTTAATGGATAACTTTAatttcctgctttttaaatttacttggTTTTAGAAATCTGGAATAGATGATAGCAATATATTGCCTTTGCTTTTGCAAGAATCATTCATACCCAACATGGGAAGATTTCTTGCCTACTCTGATGACAAAGTACATGCTATCTTTGTAGATggcattactgtaaccctaaattgGAATTTCAGCTCTTCTGTTGAAAAAAGACAGGTAAGTATCCTTCAGATTGAAAtctacatgttttgttttgtttttgttttcgtactggggattgaacccagaggtgctttaccaatgagccatatccccaaccccttttatttttcattttgagacagggtctaactaagttgtttagggcctcactacattgctgaagctgcctgccctcaaatgtgtgatcctctggcctcagcctcctacgttactaggattacaggaatgtgccactgtgcccagctgaaatCTACTTTTTTGTGTAGAGTTAAGATTTACTGAAGCATCTTTAACTGACAtaaaaattgaacatatttatggggcactgtgtgatgttttgatacatgtatttATTGTATAATGTTCAGATCAGGATAAACATATTTCCTTAGacgtttattatttctttgtggtgaaaacattcaaaattctatcttcttgcttttttttgaaatatacattatccTTAGCTATAGTTTCTTATCTATAATTTGgaagataatttttattgttgtttaccCATGGAAtatagaacaaagaaaacaaaatcacattatCTCAAATTTTTTAGGTATCAAATCTGTCAAGAGACTACTGATTTCATAGCAAGCCAGAACAGTGTGGcaaaattagtcatttttataaaGATAACACATTATAGCACAAGGGATtagtatttttattctcttaataatTATGTGAGTGGTGACTGATACCCATTGTTGtgtaaaatataatgtttaaattgtcaaaataaaattttcatgattCAATCTACTTATTTTCTTAAACTGATAATGAAGTTAGAAGAggttgtttatgtttttgttttcagttttagaGTGATAAAATTTACCTTTCCTCCTTGCTTTTTAAGGTGAATCAAGGTCTCAAGTTAGGTTGGTGTAAGTTAACTTTTCCTGATGGACAAGATGAGTTAATTGAAATTGAACACCCTGGACCATATGAAAGGTACtgaaaaagcaattttaaaaattatttttggctgGGAATGTGGTAAAGACTTGCCTAGTACTCATGAGACCCGGGGTTTGCTCCctggcactgaaaaaaaaaatattttcatgttttaagtgACAGAAAGGAAGcatataaacattatttaaatgttctatacatttttagtttttccatATGGATAATGTGAATGAAGTAATTTCATCAGGCTTCAGTGTTCAGCTCTGCTGCTTTAATTACACTTTCTtgtatttaagttattttttaaaaatatataacagacATAATTGACTTGCTATGGTGATTGAACTATGGTCAACTGTGCTAACCAATTCTGATCTCCTAACCAATATGAAATAAGGTTTGCAATCATGATTAACAAAAAGTATGTATAttctataaagtaaaatttaaactaGCTGATAATGATTCTTAAAATTGGGAAGATTCTTGAAATCAGTTTTTATGAATAtactttttgagtttttgtgattTGTTATTAGTTATGGTAATTCTACTTGTGGTAGTCTTGACATTTTAGCAATTTTACTTGACAATGTTAACAAAAGAACTGCTTTTTTACCTCTTGAATTCATTTTCTATTGGACTTTATTAAACTcaatatttgttttgtatattcagttataattatgtgtgtgttcatgtacatatgtacatattaatggTGTTTTCTGGTTTAAATTTAGTAAGCAAATGCTCACATAGTCTTATGTGTAGAtatattttcatgataaaatttaaggaaactcaatttactttgaaaaaccaaaaggaaaatttGAATACTTGAATTTGAGCTTTAAGTGAAATTCAAATATTACCTTCATTTTGACTTAAATGTATCTTTGTTATGACTGtgaataaatcaatttttttatgtaaaatagaaAAGGCTTGCCTTTTTTGTCTAATGAGGAAgatttacaaaattaattttttatttgtccttttttccaaattgttttaatgatttttccattttttgtataCTTGTGTAGAACACATAAAAGTtcattttcaagtatttattttaatgtgttcatTTCTAGATATGTGACAACAGTAACATCATGGTGCAGAAGACTTACCCAGATTAGTCCAAGAGAGATGCTCACACATCCTTCAGCTTTTATTCCTGAAGAAAATtggtatttatatttcttttaatctgTCTAGAAGAGCCAACTAATATATAGAAGTTAAAGTATCAAGTAGTAACCCCTGAAACTGTTTTCTCAAGAAAACTtattagttttaaatatatttaactccTATAATGCTTTTGATACtttaaacttgaaaattatttcaaatcagatatcttaatttattatatttcatcaTATTTCATCTGAGGAACAGAAAACTTTGcattgaaaatttcaaaatgaaaggcTTTTACATATGATAACTTCAAAAGTTCATGGAAGATGTAAAGGGGATTAGTATTAATGGGAATAAATTGTTGACTAACAAGCTTTCAgcaaaagttgatttttaaataatttctgtcATATTAATTACTTGCCCCAAATTAATTAGCAAATAACAAATCAAGTATTTCAGTCCCTTCTATGTGCCTTTCAGTTTGCAGAGGACTAGGACCAGGCTGTAaaggaatatttagaaaaaataagatattgtagGGAGCAAGCAAGGGCAGAGGCAAAAAGAATCTTTTGGCCTATGGAGATAGTGAGAAGATAGTTTTTATGAAGCAGATGCTTTCTGCTAGGGTATAGGATGGATTTTTATGGATCAATGGATCTTGTTGTAAATAGAGTTCAAATTTGAAGTAAATACAAGTTCCTAAACTGGAAAACGACAGGAAGAAGTCATTCAGCAGATTCATATCAGTGAGAGTATAATCTGAATATACTGGAAAAGGATACCAGAAACAATTTAGGAACCTAAGTTACTTTTTGgaacaaatcaaatcaaatcagtAGGTATTATTTGAAAATCTCAGGTATGTAAGGATTTACCTTTCCAGATGCATCCTTCAGCTAATGCTGAAAAGTTGCTTGAGTAATTAATAAAAAacagtttaggggctggggttgtggctcagtggtagagtgctcgccaagcacatgtgaggtcctgggtttgatcctcagcaatacataaaaataaataaataaaataaaggtattgtgtccaactataactaaaaaataaatattaaaaaagtttagaagaaagggaaattatCCATGGCTATAAAAGTGATCACTTCACCATAGCTGGCATTTGTAAAATGCAGACTTCTtatataaaagctaaaaaagaaTAGCTGTCAAGAAATACTATAAAGTGAAAGTGCACATTGTTTATGGAAGCTATGGGTGGAAGGATGGAAGAAGCAGCAGAGAGATAAGATAAAGGAATTGAGGAGTAGCTCTATCCCCTTGCAAAGGATAAGACATTTCCactgtgatttgttttcttgtCAGAGTTGGCTGAAGGAAAAAGAGATTATATAATGAACAGCTACCTAAATCATATTTCAGTTTTTTCTGCTTCACCATTATTAGCTTATTAATTGGACATTTTAATATGGATGTTAGTCAAAAAAGAGTGCAGAATATATTTCATAAGAAGTTAGTTAATCATGTGAGCAATAGAATTAAAGATTGTTATGGTTGCCTATGccagaaaaaaattttgtattaTGCTAAAGGTGATTTGCAATGATGATAAGTCTGCAGGCTTTGGAGTAAGTTATATCCAAGTTCTTTTCCACAGATGCTTAAAATGACCAAAGATCTCTCTCATTTACATCCATAAACTAGTatacaaggaaaagaaaagattgcAAGCTGGCAAGAAGGTACATATGACCCATTGTAGTAAAGCCAATAAAGCCACATTCccttttttagtactgggaatccAGAGatactttactgctgagccacatccccagcccttggttttttttttttttttttttgagacagggtcttgctaagttgctaaggatggcctcaaacttgtgatcctcctgctgcagcttcccaagttgctggatgttatggtttaaattagGTGTTCAGCAAAAGCTCCTGTATgaatcaatgaaagaaagtttagaggtaaaatgattgggttatgggaaTATTAACCTAATCAATTCATTAATCCCCTGACAAGGGATTGAGTGGTGACTGTAGggaggtggggtgtgactggaggtgggtcattgggagtgtgcctttggggtatatattttgagagctgagcttagtctctgtCTCTGCTTATTGGTGGCCATATCCTGACTTGTTTTCCTctaccacatccttctgccatgatgttttcttCACCtcagtcctgaggaatggagctggctatctgtggactgaaacctctgaaaccatgagcccccaaataaactgtactcctctaattgtttttatcaggtcttttggtcacagcagcgaaaaagctgactaaaaaactgggattataggtgtgtgccgcTGCACCCAGCTAAAATACCCTTTTCAAGTAACttgaataaaaacatgtttttagaCTAATGTCCTCACTAATTTTTTATAGAAAGTCAAGTTTACATCATTTGTAATTATGTGCTACTGCTCACATATCATTCTAGCTTCATAAGGTAAAAGAACACACATGTATGGGGTTCTGCTAGTTTTATACATTCAAACCTATACCTCATACTCATTGTCTTATTTTTCATACATGGTAagagctaaatgaaataagttaatAGTCTATTCcagaagaaa containing:
- the C5H5orf34 gene encoding uncharacterized protein C5orf34 homolog isoform X3; protein product: MAAEVQMVLYEDDSVQVQYVDGSKLQLSPCGSEFLFEKSPPVSAHPLEQPERIRQRTHFVISTYREQLQRALDFRNSSASCLFLSESIIPSERKKCIFIDISEVRWPRLDPDDSMICTESGTVKITSLDGHAYLCLPKSQHEFTVHFLCKVSQKPDSSVVFSEKNNQAPKGGLVEKNSKICTYGALSGQRLKNKENELYCQVLKSKETLGKMNCINGSEERGELPFPDTNHTYVYTWVKQCWSVASCPEEWRYPLSLALHFQNKVSNMSKTADITSRILTSDVSEERRKEVSVLPRTLLLSCSAPHLHRWNFCDSLAQRESGKEYSYPELVKMVWYKGVTYRLTHKNVNSIEIYPGDGSVFKSEGAYLGNYFTYYPSPEGSEEREEKTYSVNNLPPDRPGNPFSVCSLIKQATRILQHCAKTRLSLSHNYCICCWKMKSGIDDSNILPLLLQESFIPNMGRFLAYSDDKVHAIFVDGITVTLNWNFSSSVEKRQVNQGLKLGWCKLTFPDGQDELIEIEHPGPYERYVTTVTSWCRRLTQISPREMLTHPSAFIPEENWSVASELEKIQKFNLLLENSGILNQISNKKNEQSSDYYKPRSSETLLEEFNEKKVSVALEKTSKILQDIDCLLSNSKK
- the C5H5orf34 gene encoding uncharacterized protein C5orf34 homolog isoform X1; protein product: MHLFTLVELLYIKRTICYCGFHFLQSRLERTSYPVVMAAEVQMVLYEDDSVQVQYVDGSKLQLSPCGSEFLFEKSPPVSAHPLEQPERIRQRTHFVISTYREQLQRALDFRNSSASCLFLSESIIPSERKKCIFIDISEVRWPRLDPDDSMICTESGTVKITSLDGHAYLCLPKSQHEFTVHFLCKVSQKPDSSVVFSEKNNQAPKGGLVEKNSKICTYGALSGQRLKNKENELYCQVLKSKETLGKMNCINGSEERGELPFPDTNHTYVYTWVKQCWSVASCPEEWRYPLSLALHFQNKVSNMSKTADITSRILTSDVSEERRKEVSVLPRTLLLSCSAPHLHRWNFCDSLAQRESGKEYSYPELVKMVWYKGVTYRLTHKNVNSIEIYPGDGSVFKSEGAYLGNYFTYYPSPEGSEEREEKTYSVNNLPPDRPGNPFSVCSLIKQATRILQHCAKTRLSLSHNYCICCWKMKSGIDDSNILPLLLQESFIPNMGRFLAYSDDKVHAIFVDGITVTLNWNFSSSVEKRQVNQGLKLGWCKLTFPDGQDELIEIEHPGPYERYVTTVTSWCRRLTQISPREMLTHPSAFIPEENWSVASELEKIQKFNLLLENSGILNQISNKKNEQSSDYYKPRSSETLLEEFNEKKVSVALEKTSKILQDIDCLLSNSKK
- the C5H5orf34 gene encoding uncharacterized protein C5orf34 homolog isoform X4, with the translated sequence MHLFTLVELLYIKRTICYCGFHFLQSRLERTSYPVVMAAEVQMVLYEDDSVQVQYVDGSKLQLSPCGSEFLFEKSPPVSAHPLEQPERIRQRTHFVISTYREQLQRALDFRNSSASCLFLSESIIPSERKKCIFIDISEVRWPRLDPDDSMICTESGTVKITSLDGHAYLCLPKSQHEFTVHFLCKVSQKPDSSVVFSEKNNQAPKGGLVEKNSKICTYGALSGQRLKNKENELYCQVLKSKETLGKMNCINGSEERGELPFPDTNHTYVYTWVKQCWSVASCPEEWRYPLSLALHFQNKVSNMSKTADITSRILTSDVSEERRKEVSVLPRTLLLSCSAPHLHRWNFCDSLAQRESGKEYSYPELVKMVWYKGVTYRLTHKNVNSIEIYPGDGSVFKSEGAYLGNYFTYYPSPEGSEEREEKTYSVNNLPPDRPGNPFSVCSLIKQATRILQHCAKTRLSLSHNYCICCWKMKSGIDDSNILPLLLQESFIPNMGRFLAYSDDKVHAIFVDGITVTLNWNFSSSVEKRQVNQGLKLGWCKLTFPDGQDELIEIEHPGPYERYVTTVTSWCRRLTQISPREMLTHPSAFIPEENWRSSMLSLSSRNPRLL